One Brachybacterium aquaticum genomic region harbors:
- a CDS encoding NUDIX domain-containing protein, protein MPRLLPDPAYFATLPKVITSGAVILRDEDGRFVIEKPNYRAHWLLPGGGVDPGEDARACAQREVMEELGLDVEVGRLLAVDWLPSSPVHSAPMGVHFLFDAGVIPRAELEARIVPQASELDDWALIAESQADMLSAWGASRARRALAVLRGEAEVDMFSHPPRPVG, encoded by the coding sequence ATGCCGCGACTGCTGCCCGACCCCGCCTATTTCGCCACCCTCCCCAAGGTCATCACCTCCGGAGCCGTGATCCTGCGGGACGAGGACGGCCGCTTCGTCATCGAGAAGCCGAACTACCGTGCGCACTGGCTGCTGCCCGGCGGCGGCGTGGACCCCGGCGAAGACGCCCGCGCCTGCGCCCAACGCGAGGTCATGGAGGAGCTCGGGCTCGACGTCGAGGTTGGGCGGCTGCTCGCTGTGGACTGGCTGCCTTCGAGCCCCGTGCACTCCGCCCCGATGGGCGTGCACTTCCTGTTCGATGCCGGGGTCATCCCGCGCGCCGAGCTCGAGGCGCGGATCGTGCCGCAGGCCTCGGAGCTGGACGACTGGGCGCTCATCGCCGAGTCACAGGCGGACATGCTCTCCGCCTGGGGCGCCTCCCGCGCCCGGCGCGCCCTCGCGGTGCTGCGCGGCGAAGCGGAGGTCGACATGTTCTCGCACCCGCCCCGTCCCGTCGGCTGA
- the glpK gene encoding glycerol kinase GlpK, with amino-acid sequence MNDETMYIMSIDQGTTSTRAIIFDHAGQIVATGQKEHEQIFPKSGWVEHDPMEIWKNTRDVVGQALVGAEINRHQLAGVGITNQRETAVVWDRTTGEPVYNAIVWQDTRTQKICDELAGDEGADKYKERVGLPLATYFSGPKVKWILDNVEGAREKAEAGDLLFGNTDAWLVWNMTGGVDGGVHVTDVTNASRTMLMNIDTLDWNEDIAKDMGIPLSMLPEIRSSSEVYGTGRKQGLLIDTPIAGILGDQQAATFGQACFEVGMGKNTYGTGNFMLVNTGEELVRSENGLLTTVAYKIGNNKPVYALEGSVAVTGSLVQWVRDNLGIISSAPEIEDLAKQVDDNGGLFIVPAFSGLFAPHWRSDARGVMVGMTRFHNKNHIARAALEATAFQSREVLDAMVADAASDGVELTELKVDGGMVMNETLMQFQADILGVPVVRPKVIETTALGAAYAAGIAVGFWDGEQDVIDNWAEDKRWEPQMDEETRDRYMRLWKKAVERTLDWVDDDTEALFG; translated from the coding sequence ATGAACGACGAGACCATGTACATCATGTCCATCGACCAGGGCACGACCTCGACCCGCGCGATCATCTTCGACCACGCCGGGCAGATCGTCGCGACCGGCCAGAAGGAGCACGAGCAGATCTTCCCGAAGTCCGGCTGGGTCGAGCACGACCCGATGGAGATCTGGAAGAACACCCGCGACGTGGTGGGCCAGGCGCTCGTGGGCGCCGAGATCAACCGTCACCAGCTCGCGGGCGTGGGCATCACCAACCAGCGCGAGACCGCGGTGGTGTGGGACCGCACCACCGGCGAGCCGGTGTACAACGCGATCGTCTGGCAGGACACCCGCACCCAGAAGATCTGCGACGAGCTCGCCGGGGACGAGGGGGCGGACAAGTACAAGGAGCGTGTGGGCCTGCCGCTGGCGACCTACTTCTCCGGCCCCAAGGTCAAGTGGATCCTCGACAACGTCGAGGGCGCCCGCGAGAAGGCCGAGGCCGGTGACCTGCTCTTCGGCAACACCGATGCCTGGCTGGTGTGGAACATGACCGGCGGCGTCGACGGCGGCGTCCACGTCACCGACGTCACCAACGCCTCCCGCACCATGCTCATGAACATCGACACCCTCGACTGGAACGAGGACATCGCGAAGGACATGGGCATCCCGCTGTCCATGCTCCCCGAGATCCGCTCCTCCTCCGAGGTGTATGGCACGGGCCGCAAGCAGGGCCTGCTCATCGACACCCCGATCGCCGGCATCCTCGGCGACCAGCAGGCCGCGACCTTCGGCCAGGCCTGCTTCGAGGTGGGCATGGGCAAGAACACCTACGGCACCGGCAACTTCATGCTGGTCAACACCGGTGAGGAGCTGGTGCGCAGCGAGAACGGGCTGCTCACCACCGTCGCGTACAAGATCGGCAACAACAAGCCGGTCTACGCGCTCGAGGGCTCGGTGGCGGTCACCGGCTCGCTCGTGCAGTGGGTGCGCGACAACCTCGGCATCATCTCCTCCGCCCCCGAGATCGAGGACCTCGCCAAGCAGGTCGACGACAACGGCGGACTGTTCATCGTCCCGGCGTTCTCGGGCCTGTTCGCCCCGCACTGGCGCTCCGACGCCCGCGGCGTGATGGTCGGCATGACCCGCTTCCACAACAAGAACCACATCGCCCGCGCGGCGCTGGAGGCCACGGCCTTCCAGTCCCGCGAGGTGCTGGACGCGATGGTCGCCGACGCGGCGAGCGACGGCGTCGAGCTCACCGAGCTCAAGGTCGACGGCGGCATGGTCATGAACGAGACCCTCATGCAGTTCCAGGCCGACATCCTCGGCGTGCCCGTGGTGCGCCCGAAGGTCATCGAGACCACCGCGCTCGGCGCCGCCTACGCCGCCGGCATCGCGGTGGGCTTCTGGGACGGCGAGCAGGACGTCATCGACAACTGGGCCGAGGACAAGCGTTGGGAGCCCCAGATGGACGAGGAGACCCGCGACCGCTACATGCGCCTGTGGAAGAAGGCCGTCGAGCGCACCCTGGACTGGGTCGACGACGACACCGAGGCGCTGTTCGGCTGA
- a CDS encoding SMP-30/gluconolactonase/LRE family protein, with product MHADRITDSLAHHGEGPYWSETWGGLRWVDMLEGDMLQLRPDGSARRLPTPGAVVACVRPAHGGGAVLALEKCFALEDADGSIRRLPPLWDEDVRMNEGAVAPDGSFYCGSMTYDQRPGAASMWRLLPDGTTGIEFGDLTISNGLAFAADGASAFFVDTPTGRVDVMDWSAESGFSGRRPFADLTAEEGHPDGLCLDAEGNVWVAMYGGGQVLGLDAGGRVAEKVEVGARQVTACTFGGADLATLYITTSRENLPDGEDPAAGSLFSVQPGVTGATEELLFGDPEDGDEEG from the coding sequence ATGCACGCCGACCGCATCACCGATTCGCTCGCCCACCACGGCGAGGGTCCGTACTGGTCCGAGACCTGGGGCGGGCTGCGCTGGGTGGACATGCTCGAGGGCGACATGCTGCAGCTGCGTCCCGACGGGTCCGCGCGCCGGCTGCCCACGCCCGGCGCGGTCGTGGCCTGCGTGCGCCCTGCTCATGGCGGCGGCGCGGTGCTGGCGCTGGAGAAGTGCTTCGCCCTGGAGGACGCCGATGGCTCGATCCGCCGCCTCCCCCCGCTGTGGGACGAGGACGTGCGCATGAACGAGGGCGCCGTCGCACCGGACGGTTCGTTCTACTGCGGCTCCATGACCTATGACCAGCGCCCGGGCGCTGCGTCGATGTGGCGCCTGCTCCCCGACGGCACTACCGGGATCGAGTTCGGGGACCTCACGATCTCCAACGGTCTCGCCTTCGCGGCCGACGGCGCCTCCGCGTTCTTCGTCGACACCCCGACGGGGCGCGTCGACGTCATGGACTGGTCGGCCGAGTCCGGCTTCTCCGGCCGGCGCCCCTTCGCGGACCTCACCGCGGAGGAGGGCCATCCCGACGGGCTGTGCCTGGACGCGGAGGGCAACGTGTGGGTGGCGATGTACGGCGGCGGGCAGGTGCTGGGCCTCGATGCGGGCGGCCGCGTCGCGGAGAAGGTCGAGGTGGGCGCCCGCCAGGTCACTGCCTGCACCTTCGGCGGCGCGGACCTCGCGACGCTGTACATCACCACCAGCCGGGAGAACCTCCCCGACGGTGAGGATCCCGCGGCCGGCTCGCTGTTCTCCGTGCAGCCCGGGGTGACGGGTGCGACGGAGGAGCTGCTGTTCGGCGACCCCGAGGACGGGGACGAGGAGGGCTGA
- a CDS encoding MFS transporter → MSPSPALPESSATPIDRPLTRSQRLDRLPFTRKHGKLLGASGIGWALDAMDVGLISFVIAALTVHWGIDKSDGSLIASAGFAGMAIGATVGGLLADRIGRRSVFALTLLIYGLATGASALAMGVGVLIALRFVVGLGLGAELPVASTLVSEFAPARIRGRVVVWLEAFWALGWILAAVIGTFVATSGPAGWRWALALGMIPAAYSIVVRLGMPESVRFLEKKGRHDEAERIVRDFEASAGIEEPQAASADGSAAGASGATAVAVAADGDGRVAADEVGVVPEADRVEATGGIWSAGLRARTAGLWAVWFCINLAYYGAFIWIPTLLVDRGFTLTQSFTFTLIITLAQLPGYAAAAWLIEVLGRRWTLTIFLAGSALSAIGYGMADSEATILVAGCFLSFFNLGAWGALYAIGPELYPTAVRGTGTGAAAAFGRLASIIAPFLVPVLVVSGGQVLAFVVFALAFAIASAAAFTLPEQRGKALAE, encoded by the coding sequence ATGAGCCCCTCCCCCGCTCTCCCCGAGTCGTCGGCCACCCCGATCGATCGCCCCCTCACCCGCTCCCAGCGCCTGGACCGGCTGCCGTTCACGCGCAAGCACGGCAAGCTGCTCGGCGCCTCCGGCATCGGCTGGGCGCTGGACGCGATGGACGTGGGTCTGATCTCCTTCGTCATCGCGGCGCTGACCGTGCACTGGGGCATCGACAAGTCCGACGGCTCCCTCATCGCCTCCGCCGGGTTCGCCGGCATGGCGATCGGCGCGACCGTGGGCGGCCTGCTCGCCGACCGGATCGGCAGGCGCAGCGTCTTCGCCCTCACCCTGCTGATCTACGGCCTCGCGACCGGCGCCTCCGCGCTCGCGATGGGCGTGGGCGTGCTGATCGCACTGCGCTTCGTGGTGGGTCTCGGCCTCGGCGCCGAGCTTCCGGTGGCCTCCACCCTGGTCAGCGAGTTCGCCCCCGCCCGCATCCGCGGCCGCGTGGTGGTGTGGCTCGAGGCGTTCTGGGCGCTGGGCTGGATCCTCGCCGCCGTGATCGGCACGTTCGTCGCGACCTCGGGGCCGGCCGGCTGGCGCTGGGCGCTGGCGCTCGGCATGATCCCGGCCGCCTACTCGATCGTGGTGCGGCTCGGGATGCCCGAATCGGTGCGGTTCCTGGAGAAGAAGGGCCGCCACGACGAGGCCGAGCGGATCGTGCGCGACTTCGAGGCGAGCGCCGGGATCGAGGAGCCGCAGGCGGCGTCGGCCGACGGGTCCGCCGCCGGCGCGTCCGGTGCTACTGCCGTGGCGGTTGCGGCCGACGGGGACGGGCGCGTCGCGGCCGACGAGGTCGGCGTCGTCCCCGAGGCCGACCGGGTCGAGGCGACCGGCGGCATCTGGTCCGCGGGCCTGCGTGCCCGCACGGCCGGGCTGTGGGCGGTGTGGTTCTGCATCAACCTCGCCTACTACGGCGCGTTCATCTGGATCCCGACGCTGCTGGTGGACCGCGGTTTCACCCTCACCCAGTCCTTCACCTTCACGCTGATCATCACCCTCGCCCAGCTGCCCGGCTACGCCGCCGCGGCGTGGCTGATCGAGGTGCTGGGCCGGCGCTGGACGCTGACGATCTTCCTCGCCGGCTCCGCCCTGTCCGCGATCGGCTACGGCATGGCCGACTCCGAGGCGACGATCCTCGTGGCGGGGTGTTTCCTCAGCTTCTTCAACCTCGGCGCCTGGGGCGCGCTCTACGCGATCGGGCCGGAGCTGTACCCGACCGCGGTGCGCGGCACCGGCACCGGCGCGGCCGCCGCCTTCGGCCGCCTCGCCTCGATCATCGCCCCGTTCCTGGTGCCGGTGCTCGTGGTCTCCGGCGGTCAGGTGCTGGCGTTCGTGGTGTTCGCGCTGGCCTTCGCGATCGCGTCCGCGGCGGCGTTCACGCTGCCGGAGCAGCGGGGGAAGGCGCTGGCGGAGTAA
- the putP gene encoding sodium/proline symporter PutP, producing MELAFKIIALVVYFGAMIGIGLYAFRKTTDGEDYMLGGRQLHPFVAALSAGASDMSGWLLMGLPGALYMSGLVEAWIAVGLTVGAALNWVFVAPRLRQYTQIAGNAITVPSFFGNRLHDRSNVLRIAAGLIILVFFTFYVSSGMVAGGVFFQSMFGGPYLTGMLLVGGVTILYTLFGGFLGASYTDVVQGLIMLVSLIVVPITAMVVVGGPAAMFASVREVDPTFGSMVAGGTWVGIVSALAWGLGYFGQPHIIVRFMALRSSRDAKYGTVVGMSWMILCVLGAVFTAMAGLAYFQQNQDQQLTDTVNGESVFLDLAQILFHPLIAGILLAAVLAAIMSTISSQLIVTSSALIEDIVGGFGVKLGAVQKLWGGRIGVLVVSVISVLLALDPESSVLALVAFAWAGFGSAFGPIILLSLFWRRLTAAGAAVGMVAGAVVAFVWGQFQPDVDWGWFGGEHLYEIIPGFLICLVLAVVVSLFTPQPDKKAMEEFDDMVDSLATGEARDRSAEAASA from the coding sequence ATGGAACTTGCCTTCAAAATCATCGCGCTGGTCGTGTACTTCGGCGCCATGATCGGCATCGGCCTGTACGCCTTCCGCAAGACCACGGACGGCGAGGACTACATGCTCGGCGGCCGCCAGCTGCACCCCTTCGTCGCCGCGCTCTCCGCCGGCGCCTCGGACATGTCCGGCTGGCTGCTGATGGGCCTGCCCGGCGCGCTGTACATGAGCGGCCTGGTCGAGGCGTGGATCGCCGTCGGCCTCACCGTGGGTGCCGCGCTGAACTGGGTCTTCGTCGCCCCGCGCCTGCGTCAGTACACGCAGATCGCCGGCAACGCGATCACCGTGCCGAGCTTCTTCGGCAACCGCCTCCATGACCGCAGCAACGTGCTGCGCATCGCCGCGGGCCTGATCATCCTGGTGTTCTTCACCTTCTACGTCTCCTCCGGCATGGTCGCCGGCGGCGTGTTCTTCCAGTCGATGTTCGGCGGCCCCTACCTCACCGGCATGCTCCTGGTGGGCGGCGTGACCATCCTGTACACCCTGTTCGGCGGCTTCCTCGGCGCCAGCTACACCGATGTCGTCCAGGGCCTGATCATGCTGGTCTCCCTCATCGTCGTCCCGATCACCGCGATGGTCGTCGTGGGCGGCCCCGCGGCGATGTTCGCCTCCGTGCGCGAGGTCGACCCCACCTTCGGCTCGATGGTCGCCGGCGGCACCTGGGTCGGCATCGTCTCGGCGCTCGCGTGGGGCCTCGGCTACTTCGGACAGCCGCACATCATCGTGCGCTTCATGGCGCTGCGCTCCTCGCGCGATGCCAAGTACGGCACCGTCGTCGGCATGAGCTGGATGATCCTGTGCGTGCTCGGCGCCGTGTTCACCGCCATGGCGGGCCTTGCCTACTTCCAGCAGAACCAGGACCAGCAGCTCACCGACACCGTCAACGGAGAGTCCGTGTTCCTGGACCTCGCCCAGATCCTGTTCCACCCGCTGATCGCCGGCATCCTGCTCGCCGCGGTGCTCGCCGCGATCATGTCCACCATCTCCTCCCAGCTGATCGTCACCAGCTCCGCGCTGATCGAGGACATCGTGGGCGGCTTCGGCGTGAAGCTAGGCGCCGTCCAGAAGCTCTGGGGCGGCCGCATCGGCGTGCTCGTCGTCTCGGTCATCTCCGTGCTGCTGGCGCTGGACCCGGAGAGTTCCGTGCTCGCCCTGGTCGCCTTCGCCTGGGCCGGCTTCGGCTCCGCCTTCGGACCGATCATCCTGCTGTCCCTGTTCTGGCGCCGCCTGACCGCCGCCGGCGCGGCCGTGGGCATGGTCGCCGGCGCCGTGGTCGCCTTCGTCTGGGGCCAGTTCCAGCCCGACGTCGACTGGGGCTGGTTCGGCGGGGAGCACCTCTACGAGATCATCCCCGGCTTCCTCATCTGCCTCGTGCTCGCCGTGGTGGTCAGCCTGTTCACCCCGCAGCCGGACAAGAAGGCCATGGAGGAGTTCGACGACATGGTCGACTCGCTCGCCACCGGCGAGGCCCGGGACCGCTCGGCGGAGGCCGCCTCGGCCTGA